From Carettochelys insculpta isolate YL-2023 chromosome 22, ASM3395843v1, whole genome shotgun sequence, one genomic window encodes:
- the LOC142024477 gene encoding ADP-ribosylation factor 6-like, which produces MGKMLSKIFGNKEMRILMLGLDAAGKTTILYKLKLGQSVTTIPTVGFNVETVTYKNVKFNVWDVGGQDKIRPLWRHYYTGTQGLIFVVDCADRDRIDEGRQELHRIINDREMRDAIILIFANKQDLPDAMKPHEIQEKLGLTRIRDRNWYVQPSCATSGEGLCEGLMWLTSNYKS; this is translated from the coding sequence ATGGGGAAAATGCTATCCAAGATCTTTGGCAATAAAGAGATGCGGATTCTCATGCTCGGCCTGGATGCGGCCGGCAAGACCACTATCCTCTACAAGCTGAAGCTGGGCCAGTCAGTCACCACCATCCCCACCGTGGGCTTCAACGTGGAGACGGTGACCTACAAGAATGTCAAGTTCAACGTCTGGGACGTAGGGGGCCAGGACAAGATCCGGCCCCTCTGGAGACACTACTACACGGGGACCCAGGGGCTCATCTTCGTGGTGGACTGCGCTGACCGCGACCGCATCGACGAGGGCCGGCAGGAGCTGCACCGCATCATCAACGACCGGGAGATGCGCGACGCCATCATCCTCATCTTCGCCAACAAGCAGGACCTGCCCGATGCCATGAAGCCCCACGAAATCCAGGAGAAACTGGGCCTGACGCGCATTAGAGACAGGAATTGGTACGTCCAGCCCTCATGCGCCACCTCCGGGGAAGGACTCTGCGAAGGGCTCATGTGGCTGACGTCTAATTACAAATCTTAA